In one window of Leptospira sp. WS92.C1 DNA:
- a CDS encoding hemolysin family protein, with protein sequence MELIGFLIIILLIFANGFFVSAEFALVSIRPSRLEELIKENKPLALITKRAAQKLNDMLSVCQVGITVASLLLGWVGEGYVSRWLNILLDALGYSTSEATVHGLAITVSFTIITFLHILLGELLPKTIAIQNTETIALFISIPLFFFYYIFYPITFFLNALTSFLLRLMGIQENKSRMMHSPEELMIIIEEQNKQGKIDQEEFQIIQNTFQFSEHQAKDVMTHRLSIIGIPHDTTMDALISIIAEHHFSRYPIYEGNTDKIIGIIHVQTYLTWLSNSKRGRKEKVTAIMQPPIFVPEGLSIEKVMQKLRENKQHMAIVIDEYGGVSGLLTLEDIIEEIFGQIRDETDDHETDPFPAQHSDSFTIDGEAELDDLKEILIGVENEEISDIRTIAGFILGRLEDMPEEGSTISLQSGTLTVEKMEGNKILLVRFTRGSLSNKAQSKK encoded by the coding sequence ATGGAACTAATCGGCTTTTTAATCATCATTCTACTGATTTTCGCCAACGGCTTTTTCGTATCTGCTGAATTTGCTTTGGTTTCGATTCGTCCGTCCCGTTTGGAAGAACTGATCAAAGAAAACAAACCTCTCGCTCTCATTACGAAAAGAGCCGCGCAAAAACTGAACGATATGCTGTCTGTATGTCAGGTCGGAATTACGGTCGCCAGTCTTTTGTTAGGTTGGGTGGGCGAAGGTTATGTTTCGCGCTGGTTGAACATTCTTCTGGATGCCCTCGGGTATTCTACGAGCGAGGCCACGGTTCACGGTTTGGCGATTACGGTTTCGTTTACGATCATCACTTTTTTGCATATTCTTCTGGGAGAACTGCTTCCGAAAACGATCGCGATTCAGAATACAGAGACGATCGCGCTTTTTATCAGCATTCCTTTATTCTTTTTTTATTATATATTTTATCCGATCACTTTTTTCTTAAACGCTCTTACTTCTTTTTTGCTCAGATTGATGGGGATTCAGGAGAATAAGAGTAGAATGATGCATTCTCCCGAGGAGTTGATGATCATCATCGAAGAGCAGAATAAGCAAGGGAAAATCGATCAGGAAGAATTTCAGATCATCCAGAATACGTTTCAGTTTTCCGAACATCAGGCGAAGGACGTGATGACTCACCGCTTGAGCATTATCGGTATTCCTCACGATACGACGATGGATGCGCTGATCTCGATCATTGCGGAACATCATTTTTCGAGATACCCGATTTACGAAGGAAATACAGACAAGATTATCGGAATCATTCACGTTCAGACGTATCTTACTTGGCTTTCCAATTCCAAAAGGGGAAGAAAAGAAAAAGTAACCGCTATCATGCAGCCTCCGATTTTTGTTCCCGAAGGACTTTCGATCGAGAAGGTGATGCAAAAATTGAGGGAAAACAAACAACATATGGCGATCGTCATCGACGAATACGGTGGCGTTTCCGGGTTGTTGACTCTCGAGGATATTATTGAAGAAATTTTCGGTCAGATCCGGGACGAAACCGATGATCACGAAACCGATCCTTTTCCTGCACAACATTCCGATAGTTTTACGATCGACGGAGAAGCCGAGCTAGACGATCTTAAGGAAATTCTGATCGGTGTCGAGAACGAAGAGATCAGCGACATCAGAACGATCGCAGGTTTTATCTTAGGAAGATTAGAAGATATGCCGGAAGAAGGTTCTACGATTTCCTTGCAATCCGGAACTCTGACGGTGGAAAAAATGGAAGGAAATAAAATTCTATTAGTGCGGTTTACAAGAGGCAGTTTGAGCAATAAAGCTCAGTCTAAAAAATAA
- a CDS encoding phosphopantothenoylcysteine decarboxylase translates to MSNLGKEILIAVSGSIAAYKTCELVRNLTKEGFPVTVIMTQHATEFIGPITFEALTGKKVRINEYEEGMAHIDAKNSASVFAIVPATANLIGKMANGIADDLVTSTYLAASCPIIVAPAMNPFMYAQPAVQRNLKRLSDDGIILADPSEGVVVCGDEGYGKLAEISVIQKLILDAYKRNS, encoded by the coding sequence ATGTCTAACCTTGGAAAAGAGATACTCATTGCAGTTTCCGGAAGTATCGCCGCTTATAAAACGTGTGAGCTGGTTAGGAATTTAACCAAAGAAGGTTTTCCTGTTACGGTCATCATGACACAACACGCAACTGAGTTTATCGGTCCGATCACATTCGAGGCGCTTACCGGTAAAAAAGTCAGAATCAACGAGTATGAAGAAGGGATGGCGCATATCGACGCAAAAAATTCCGCCTCAGTGTTTGCGATCGTTCCCGCTACGGCTAATCTTATCGGTAAGATGGCGAACGGAATTGCGGACGATCTTGTGACTTCTACATATCTGGCCGCAAGTTGCCCGATCATTGTCGCTCCTGCGATGAATCCGTTTATGTATGCTCAACCCGCAGTTCAGAGAAATTTAAAACGTTTGTCGGATGACGGCATAATTTTAGCGGATCCATCCGAGGGTGTTGTAGTCTGCGGTGACGAGGGTTATGGGAAGTTAGCCGAAATCTCCGTTATTCAGAAGTTGATTTTGGATGCGTATAAAAGAAATTCTTAA
- a CDS encoding phosphopantothenoylcysteine decarboxylase, with amino-acid sequence MGFSKAIITSGPTREWIDPVRYISNASSGKMGFHIAEEVGKWISNVIYIHGLVLEEYKNPLKASRVFVETTSEMCDALLSEIEDDTLLIMAAAPADFRPVESKDSKIKKEDGTETLILELVKNPDILKTVSSKISKDGIGGCCLVGFAAETNSLEEYALGKLKSKNLDYIVGNYVGKNEQGFGEGDTSVIVYSSVGKAAEIGPFSKEVISEKIVEFLKKETSKKVLKS; translated from the coding sequence GTGGGATTTTCGAAAGCCATAATTACCTCAGGTCCTACGAGAGAATGGATTGATCCGGTTCGATACATATCGAACGCTTCTTCCGGAAAGATGGGCTTTCATATAGCCGAGGAGGTCGGGAAATGGATTTCCAATGTCATTTATATCCACGGCTTAGTTTTGGAAGAATATAAAAATCCTTTGAAGGCAAGTAGAGTTTTTGTTGAAACAACTTCTGAGATGTGTGACGCTCTTTTGTCCGAAATCGAGGATGATACTCTGCTGATTATGGCTGCTGCTCCGGCGGACTTCCGACCAGTGGAGAGCAAGGACTCCAAGATCAAAAAAGAGGACGGGACCGAAACCCTGATCTTGGAACTTGTCAAAAATCCGGACATACTCAAAACGGTAAGTTCTAAGATTTCTAAGGATGGAATCGGAGGGTGCTGTTTAGTGGGTTTTGCCGCTGAGACCAATTCTTTGGAAGAATATGCACTTGGTAAACTCAAGAGTAAAAATTTGGATTACATCGTCGGAAACTATGTCGGGAAGAATGAGCAAGGTTTTGGAGAAGGGGATACGAGCGTGATCGTCTATTCCTCTGTCGGAAAAGCTGCGGAGATTGGGCCTTTTTCTAAAGAAGTGATTTCAGAAAAGATTGTGGAGTTTCTGAAAAAGGAAACTTCTAAGAAGGTTTTGAAGTCTTAA
- the murB gene encoding UDP-N-acetylmuramate dehydrogenase: MSLSLSESQIRNLKQALESSRIPFRSEVRLSIHSSFKIGGICPVVVEPESSEQILEALFIFRKLEISWKILGGGSNLLISDHPDNFVTLRLSGKFKEFESLGNGKFHIGAATNTTPVFRQISQLGYTGAEFLSTIPGWTGGAVIQNAGCYGGELFDLIQNVEFLRDEKLFIRKPSEIKHGYRSTEFLTEKDSIILGIEILLKKGDIEEIEMSLKEKRDRRNSSQPENKKSAGSVFKNPKIFDENGKEIKAWELIDKAGLRGEMKGGAQISPDHCNFIVNLGTATASDVNYLINLTLDKVYQQSGIHLNREIEYFGDIS; encoded by the coding sequence ATGTCCCTATCACTTTCCGAGTCCCAGATTCGGAATCTCAAGCAAGCTTTAGAATCTTCCCGAATACCTTTTAGGTCGGAAGTCCGGCTTTCCATTCACTCTTCTTTTAAAATTGGGGGAATTTGTCCAGTTGTCGTAGAACCGGAGAGTTCAGAGCAGATACTGGAAGCTCTTTTCATCTTTCGTAAACTCGAAATTTCTTGGAAGATTTTAGGGGGAGGGTCGAATCTTTTGATCTCCGATCATCCGGATAATTTTGTTACACTTCGGTTATCGGGAAAATTCAAAGAATTTGAATCTTTAGGGAATGGAAAATTTCATATTGGAGCAGCGACAAACACAACTCCGGTTTTTCGTCAAATCTCTCAATTAGGCTATACGGGTGCGGAATTTTTAAGTACAATTCCAGGTTGGACCGGCGGTGCGGTAATTCAAAATGCTGGTTGTTATGGGGGTGAACTTTTTGATTTGATTCAGAATGTAGAATTCTTAAGGGATGAAAAACTTTTTATCCGAAAACCTTCGGAAATTAAACATGGGTATCGTTCGACTGAATTTTTAACGGAAAAAGATTCTATTATTCTGGGAATCGAAATTCTTCTCAAAAAAGGCGATATAGAAGAAATCGAGATGTCTTTAAAAGAAAAAAGAGATCGGAGAAATTCTTCGCAGCCGGAAAATAAAAAAAGTGCAGGTTCGGTTTTTAAGAATCCGAAGATTTTTGATGAGAATGGTAAGGAAATTAAAGCTTGGGAATTGATTGATAAGGCTGGCTTGAGAGGTGAAATGAAAGGAGGTGCGCAAATCTCTCCTGATCATTGTAATTTTATCGTGAATCTTGGAACCGCTACAGCTTCTGACGTGAATTACTTGATTAATCTTACCCTAGATAAAGTTTATCAACAAAGTGGTATTCATTTAAATCGAGAGATTGAATATTTCGGTGATATTTCGTGA